The following are from one region of the Lytechinus pictus isolate F3 Inbred chromosome 4, Lp3.0, whole genome shotgun sequence genome:
- the LOC129258795 gene encoding glyoxylate/hydroxypyruvate reductase B-like has protein sequence MADERWILSLIPEVSFTASPHLKRLREDYNILFLTDFDKDRESFYDKLKVIILSPSDNGMEINEEFLRKTRNLKALVTISTGISHIDIPLLRKFNVKVCSVSGSVTAETTADQGFLLIMMASRRIMEFVEVVKTYAGSVEKKSSWKVPLRLVGRDVHHATLGIVGMGWIGFEVARRAKGFQMKVLYHNRHRRDDDVEVGATYCPTLEDLLPHVDYLMLTPPLTEETRGMMGRDQMKLMKPSAIIINVSRGPIIVTDDLVEALKDGTIGGAALDVTDPEPLPIKHPLLHMPNVIISPHVGMYTREGVSRITLASAEDVRAAMDDGE, from the exons ATGGCTGATGAGCGTTGGATCCTGTCCTTGATTCCTGAGGTTTCATTTACAGCTTCACCGCATCTGAAACGGTTGAGGGAGGATTACAACATCCTTTTTTTGACGGACTTCGATAAGGACAGAGAATCCTTCTACGACAAACTAAAAGTCATCATCCTTTCGCCTTCTGACAATGGGATGGAAATCAATGAAGAGTTTTTAAGGAAGACAAGGAATTTGAAG GCTCTGGTGACGATAAGCACGGGAATAAGCCACATCGATATACCGCTACTCCGAAAGTTCAACGTTAAGGTATGCAGTGTCTCGGGTTCAGTCACAGCCGAAACCACGGCAGATCAGGGCTTCCTACTTATTATGATGGCTAGCAGGCGTATAATGGAGT TCGTTGAAGTAGTCAAAACTTACGCAGGGTCTGTAGAGAAGAAGTCGTCTTGGAAGGTACCTTTAAGACTTGTTGGTCGTGACGTTCATCACGCCACCCTTGGCATTGTGGGAATGGGATGGATCGGGTTCGAAGTAGCCAGACGAGCCAAAGGTTTTCAGATGAAAGTCTTGTACCACAATCGGCATAGACG AGATGACGATGTTGAGGTCGGAGCGACATATTGCCCAACGTTAGAAGATCTTCTGCCTCATGTCGACTACCTGATGCTGACCCCACCCCTGACGGAGGAAACCAGGGGCATGATGGGAAGGGATCAAATGAAACTCATGAAACCATCTGCCATTATCATCAATGTATCAAGAG GTCCCATCATTGTGACCGATGACTTGGTGGAGGCGCTGAAGGACGGTACGATAGGGGGCGCTGCCCTGGACGTGACCGACCCCGAGCCCCTTCCCATCAAACATCCACTGCTGCATATGCCGAACGTCATCATCTCCCCCCATGTGGGCATGTACACCCGCGAGGGCGTCTCAAGGATTACTCTGGCTTCCGCGGAGGATGTCAGAGCAGCCATGGATGATGGAGAGTAA